A part of Paenibacillus sp. sptzw28 genomic DNA contains:
- a CDS encoding alpha-mannosidase has product MPYEAIQPERLEQFKRQIEAHIYTKAAPLSVDAFVTREPVPYTERESGTHLGSIQPGDKWGGLWDCAWFHFKGNVPSEAAGKKVVLLIDVNGELCLVDLEGVPVQGLTNINSEFDLSLGLPGKRVVPVTDFADGDEIIDLWGDAGCNDLFGRYQSGTLREAEIAVCCETMRQLYFDVEVLLELALHLDPSSRRSQILQALYDVSLTMNVFDEEHAASARERLAPELQKRGGDPTLTVSAIGHAHIDLAWLWPIRETIRKGARTFSTVLHMMERYPDYRFGASQPQLYQWMKEHYPRLYDRIKARISEGRWEIQGAMWVEPDSNVSGGEALIRQVLYGQQFYEQEFGKRVRMLWVPDIFGYTAALPQILRKLGIDYMVTQKLSWNNTNDYPHHTFLWEGIDGSKVLTHLPPEDTYNSPAAPRSLVKIEKEYLDKAVSDCALMLFGIGDGGGGPGEEHLERLGRERNLLGLPPVVQELSIDFLDRLNIRADRYKTWRGELYLEKHQGTLTTQAKNKKYNRRMEKALRELEFAAVLAESRCNIAYPQRELDEIWKEVLLYQFHDILPGSSIKRVYDESIARYEVLLERTEQLIRERYAALAARACFPESGEAAIVFNSLPWERNEWLLIAGEWKQVSVPAMGYSVMNCNAGSTATVVSGLSAEPGRLENEWLRIEFLTDGTIGSLYDNAAGRELIPPGSAANRLIIYDDKDGDAWDFPADYRSRLSEQALLRDTRAYVDGPEAIVEQTYLFGQSRLVQRIVLAAGSRRAEFRTQVEWRESDKMLRAAFPLDIATDQVNCDIQFGYLKRPTHRNTSWDYARDEICAHHWIDLSESQYGAALLSDSKYGFRASGNELDINLLRSPAYPDPEADRGTHEFAYALMPHTGDFVQAQVYKAGYEFNVPLRPYFAGKSGTNQNVDYRRTFFSIDHPGVMIEAVKKSEDGSGLIIRLYEAFGGRTKAGLHVGLPFSRIESVNMMEDQAEAIAAEPGEPVALTFSAFEIKTLKVMF; this is encoded by the coding sequence ATGCCATATGAGGCTATACAACCTGAACGATTGGAGCAATTTAAACGGCAGATAGAAGCCCATATTTATACAAAGGCTGCGCCGCTTTCCGTTGATGCATTTGTAACGCGGGAACCTGTACCATATACCGAACGCGAATCGGGCACCCATTTGGGTTCAATCCAGCCGGGAGATAAATGGGGCGGTCTATGGGACTGCGCCTGGTTTCATTTTAAGGGAAACGTACCGTCCGAAGCAGCCGGAAAAAAAGTTGTTCTGCTCATAGACGTCAATGGGGAGCTTTGCTTAGTCGACCTGGAGGGAGTGCCGGTCCAAGGTCTGACCAACATTAACTCCGAGTTTGATCTTAGCCTCGGTCTGCCGGGTAAACGCGTCGTACCGGTCACGGACTTTGCAGACGGTGACGAAATCATCGATCTGTGGGGCGATGCGGGCTGCAACGATCTATTCGGAAGATACCAAAGCGGCACATTAAGGGAAGCCGAAATCGCTGTTTGCTGTGAAACGATGCGGCAGTTGTACTTTGATGTCGAAGTGCTGCTGGAGCTTGCCCTCCACCTGGATCCTTCATCCAGGCGCTCGCAAATACTGCAGGCACTGTATGATGTGTCGTTAACTATGAATGTGTTCGATGAAGAGCATGCGGCTTCCGCCCGAGAACGCCTTGCGCCGGAATTGCAGAAACGAGGCGGCGATCCGACGCTCACCGTGAGCGCAATCGGTCATGCTCATATCGACCTTGCATGGCTGTGGCCGATCCGGGAAACGATCCGCAAAGGCGCTCGTACCTTCTCCACCGTCCTCCATATGATGGAACGTTATCCGGATTATCGTTTCGGCGCCAGCCAGCCCCAGTTGTATCAATGGATGAAGGAGCATTACCCGAGGCTGTATGACCGCATTAAGGCGAGAATCAGCGAAGGACGCTGGGAAATTCAGGGCGCCATGTGGGTCGAGCCCGATTCCAACGTTTCCGGAGGCGAAGCTTTGATACGGCAAGTGCTGTATGGGCAGCAGTTCTATGAGCAGGAATTCGGCAAACGAGTCCGAATGCTGTGGGTGCCTGATATTTTCGGTTATACGGCCGCGCTGCCCCAAATTTTGAGAAAATTGGGTATCGACTATATGGTAACCCAAAAACTGTCCTGGAATAACACGAACGACTATCCTCATCACACCTTCTTATGGGAAGGCATCGACGGCAGCAAGGTGCTGACGCATCTGCCGCCGGAAGATACGTATAATTCTCCGGCCGCTCCGCGCTCTCTCGTCAAAATCGAGAAGGAGTATCTGGATAAAGCCGTTTCCGACTGCGCTCTGATGCTATTCGGGATTGGCGACGGCGGCGGCGGTCCGGGCGAAGAACACCTGGAGAGACTCGGCCGCGAGCGGAACTTGCTCGGTCTGCCGCCTGTCGTACAGGAACTGTCCATCGATTTTCTCGACAGGTTGAATATTCGGGCCGACCGTTACAAAACATGGCGCGGCGAGCTCTATCTGGAGAAGCATCAAGGCACTCTTACGACGCAGGCTAAGAATAAGAAATATAACCGCCGCATGGAGAAAGCGCTTCGCGAGCTGGAATTTGCCGCTGTACTAGCCGAGTCGCGGTGCAATATCGCCTATCCGCAACGGGAGCTTGATGAAATCTGGAAGGAAGTGCTCTTATACCAGTTCCATGACATTCTGCCGGGCTCATCCATCAAGCGGGTGTACGATGAATCAATTGCCCGATATGAAGTTCTGCTCGAACGTACGGAGCAGCTGATCCGCGAACGGTACGCGGCATTGGCGGCGCGAGCATGCTTCCCGGAGAGCGGCGAAGCGGCCATCGTCTTTAACTCGCTGCCTTGGGAGCGCAATGAGTGGCTCTTAATTGCCGGCGAGTGGAAGCAGGTTTCTGTACCGGCAATGGGTTATTCGGTTATGAACTGCAATGCGGGCTCTACTGCGACAGTAGTGAGCGGTTTAAGCGCGGAACCCGGCCGGCTCGAGAATGAGTGGCTTCGCATCGAATTTCTGACTGATGGCACAATAGGCTCCCTATACGATAATGCTGCAGGACGCGAGCTGATACCACCTGGTTCGGCCGCAAACCGGCTCATTATCTATGACGACAAAGACGGCGATGCCTGGGACTTTCCGGCGGATTACCGGAGCAGACTGTCGGAGCAGGCGCTGCTTCGCGATACGCGCGCTTATGTGGACGGCCCGGAAGCGATTGTCGAGCAGACATATCTCTTCGGCCAGTCCAGGCTTGTGCAGCGGATCGTTCTTGCGGCAGGCAGCCGCCGCGCCGAATTTCGGACTCAGGTGGAATGGCGGGAAAGCGATAAAATGCTCCGGGCCGCTTTCCCGCTTGATATTGCGACCGACCAGGTGAATTGTGATATACAGTTCGGTTACCTGAAGCGTCCCACACACCGCAACACGTCATGGGATTATGCCCGAGACGAAATATGCGCGCATCACTGGATCGATTTGTCGGAATCGCAGTATGGTGCGGCGCTTCTGAGTGATTCCAAATACGGATTCCGGGCTTCCGGCAATGAACTGGACATCAATTTGCTTCGCAGTCCGGCTTACCCGGATCCCGAGGCCGACCGGGGCACCCATGAATTCGCTTATGCCCTGATGCCGCATACAGGCGATTTCGTGCAGGCCCAGGTATATAAAGCGGGCTATGAGTTCAACGTTCCGCTGCGGCCTTATTTCGCAGGTAAGTCAGGAACGAATCAGAATGTCGATTATCGGAGAACCTTCTTCTCCATTGATCATCCGGGCGTTATGATCGAAGCTGTCAAGAAATCGGAAGACGGCAGCGGATTGATTATCCGGTTATATGAAGCATTCGGCGGGAGAACTAAAGCCGGTCTGCATGTTGGGCTGCCGTTCAGCCGCATCGAGTCGGTAAACATGATGGAGGATCAGGCCGAAGCCATAGCAGCGGAGCCGGGAGAGCCGGTCGCACTTACGTTTTCCGCATTTGAAATCAAGACGCTTAAAGTTATGTTTTGA
- a CDS encoding sensor histidine kinase: MQPRQTFSVKTLFQRLMMRNMAIRYKLLVHFLFISILPSVALGVLTGWVVDSIIERQTNENTLQFIAKVNRNLEFYFSNVQNTTYLISFNSDIQKFLYDDRISAAMAKGQAGYEARRFLQGFTTLHSEIAGIMVVNSRGQYLSNDMYAKAPGDLTLERWYQEAVAGRGIFRMIGHPSPRNVTTHADYKDNEVISAVRAIVDPDTQKVMGVVLIDLKLRVISETVQDVRLGKTGYLMVVDDKGQQIYVPGQIGIRSIPTAWLQGQPSGNFARTVNGRNLEFIFRVSTFTNWTTLAVFSSEESAPEVRKIRLYLGSFVFLVCILGTTASFALSRSISRPIHRLTNFMYRAESGDLTSRFWGDGLDEVGMLGRSFNRMLTKINDLIGLAERQERQKRNAELRSLQAQIKPHFLYNTLDTIHWMARKQGAEDVSEMVESLARLFRIGLSNGSEYIPLAEELEHSKSYLQIQRIRYKDKLGYTLELDPDISHHRVLKVILQPIIENAIYHGIKERRGPGHITVKAARDQGRIVMTVADDGVGMNAEKLQSLREKLKRAPDAQPELERSGYGLVNVQARLQITFGSEYGISVESERGVGTTVTLVHPIIQEEG; the protein is encoded by the coding sequence ATGCAGCCGCGGCAAACGTTCAGCGTAAAAACCCTGTTTCAGCGTTTGATGATGAGAAATATGGCGATCCGGTACAAGCTGCTTGTGCATTTTTTATTTATCAGTATTTTGCCGTCCGTTGCGCTTGGCGTGCTGACCGGGTGGGTCGTCGACAGCATTATTGAACGGCAAACGAATGAGAATACGCTCCAATTCATTGCCAAAGTAAACCGCAATCTTGAGTTTTATTTCAGCAATGTGCAGAATACAACCTACCTTATTTCGTTCAATTCGGATATTCAGAAGTTTCTGTATGACGACAGGATTTCGGCGGCCATGGCCAAAGGTCAGGCGGGATACGAGGCGAGACGCTTCCTTCAGGGGTTTACGACCCTTCATTCGGAGATAGCCGGCATTATGGTCGTCAATTCACGCGGGCAATATTTAAGTAACGATATGTATGCGAAAGCGCCCGGGGATTTGACGCTTGAACGCTGGTACCAGGAGGCGGTTGCGGGCAGAGGCATCTTCCGGATGATCGGACACCCTTCCCCGCGGAACGTCACGACGCACGCCGATTATAAGGACAATGAGGTGATCTCTGCCGTTCGCGCCATTGTAGACCCGGATACGCAGAAAGTTATGGGCGTGGTGCTGATCGACTTGAAGCTGCGTGTTATTTCCGAGACTGTACAGGATGTCCGTCTCGGCAAAACAGGCTATCTGATGGTAGTAGACGATAAGGGCCAACAGATTTATGTGCCGGGGCAAATCGGAATCCGCTCCATTCCGACCGCCTGGCTGCAGGGTCAACCGTCCGGCAATTTTGCGCGAACGGTGAATGGGAGGAACCTGGAGTTTATATTTCGGGTGTCGACCTTCACCAATTGGACGACGCTCGCCGTTTTCTCGTCCGAGGAATCGGCGCCCGAGGTCCGTAAAATCCGGCTCTATCTGGGCAGCTTCGTGTTCCTGGTCTGCATCCTCGGAACAACGGCTTCATTCGCGCTATCGAGAAGCATTTCCCGGCCGATCCACAGGCTGACGAACTTCATGTACCGCGCAGAATCCGGCGACTTGACGAGCCGCTTCTGGGGTGACGGGCTTGATGAGGTGGGCATGCTGGGGCGCAGCTTCAACAGGATGCTGACGAAGATTAATGATCTTATCGGGCTGGCAGAGCGGCAGGAGCGGCAGAAGCGCAATGCCGAGCTGCGCAGCCTTCAAGCCCAGATCAAGCCGCATTTCCTGTATAACACGCTGGATACGATCCACTGGATGGCGCGTAAGCAGGGTGCCGAGGATGTGTCGGAAATGGTGGAGTCGCTCGCGAGATTGTTCCGGATCGGACTCAGCAATGGCAGCGAATATATACCGCTAGCCGAAGAGCTGGAACATAGCAAGAGCTATCTGCAGATACAGAGGATTCGGTATAAGGACAAACTTGGCTATACGCTGGAGCTTGATCCGGATATTTCCCATCACCGGGTTCTGAAGGTTATTCTGCAGCCGATTATCGAAAATGCGATTTATCATGGTATTAAGGAACGGCGCGGACCGGGCCATATCACCGTGAAGGCGGCAAGAGATCAAGGGCGGATCGTAATGACCGTTGCCGATGACGGTGTAGGCATGAACGCAGAGAAGCTGCAATCGCTTCGCGAGAAGCTTAAGCGAGCGCCGGATGCTCAGCCGGAACTCGAAAGGTCGGGCTACGGGCTGGTTAATGTACAGGCCAGACTGCAGATAACATTCGGCAGCGAATATGGAATATCGGTGGAAAGTGAACGCGGAGTCGGTACGACGGTTACACTTGTACATCCGATTATTCAGGAGGAGGGGTAA
- a CDS encoding response regulator, with amino-acid sequence MDSALRYWKVIIADDEPIIREGIRSAVDWPALRLEVVAEAEDGEEALELAVQHRAHIMLVDLSMPIMDGLTLIREVREQLPDCRIIIVTGHDEFGYAQQAVRFGVDEYILKPANPSQLHEVLSRVREELERTAMRESHLEIASRQIRKNIPLLRERFCNEWIQDALSQQEVAEQLAFLELPQSPPDLLGILRWPEVDLGRSIHSERDRQLLLFATENIASELLSPYVHVIFRDSSGFICMMVWGTNDEQLLPAIEESVNRYLKLNVVTRHALVSEEAGYSGVGTAYLRAREGVYKETTISPLIRRARQYVREHFADSQLSLEGAAKAIGVSPVYLSRLFKQELGTTFVTLLTQMRISKAMQLLGSTGQTVAEIGEAVGYESQHYFSTAFKKVVGVSPNRYRRSEATEE; translated from the coding sequence ATGGACTCGGCATTGCGATACTGGAAGGTTATTATAGCCGACGATGAGCCAATTATACGCGAAGGCATCAGGAGCGCCGTCGACTGGCCCGCTCTGAGACTGGAAGTCGTTGCGGAAGCGGAGGACGGAGAAGAGGCGCTCGAGCTTGCGGTTCAGCACCGGGCTCATATTATGCTTGTCGATCTGAGCATGCCGATAATGGATGGATTGACGCTCATTCGCGAGGTGCGGGAACAGCTGCCGGATTGCCGTATCATCATTGTGACCGGCCATGATGAGTTCGGTTACGCCCAGCAGGCTGTCCGGTTCGGCGTCGATGAATACATTCTTAAGCCGGCCAATCCCAGTCAACTGCATGAGGTGCTCAGCAGAGTGAGAGAGGAGCTTGAGCGCACGGCCATGCGGGAAAGTCATCTGGAGATCGCATCACGGCAAATTCGCAAGAACATCCCGCTGCTGAGGGAGCGGTTCTGTAACGAATGGATCCAAGACGCGCTCAGCCAGCAGGAGGTGGCGGAACAGCTGGCGTTTCTGGAGCTGCCGCAGAGTCCGCCGGATTTGCTTGGCATTTTGCGTTGGCCTGAGGTTGATTTGGGACGGTCGATCCACTCGGAGCGTGATCGGCAGCTTCTGCTGTTCGCCACCGAGAATATTGCTTCAGAGCTATTGTCACCCTATGTTCATGTTATTTTCCGGGATTCGTCAGGCTTCATATGCATGATGGTATGGGGGACGAATGATGAGCAATTGCTTCCGGCAATCGAGGAGTCGGTAAATCGTTATCTCAAGCTGAATGTTGTGACCCGGCATGCCCTGGTTTCGGAAGAAGCGGGCTATTCCGGCGTAGGAACCGCTTATCTCAGGGCAAGGGAAGGGGTCTACAAAGAGACGACGATATCGCCGTTAATTCGCCGTGCCCGGCAGTATGTGCGCGAGCATTTCGCCGATTCACAGTTATCGCTCGAAGGCGCGGCCAAGGCGATCGGCGTCTCGCCGGTCTATCTCAGCCGCTTGTTCAAGCAGGAGCTTGGCACCACCTTTGTCACCTTACTGACCCAAATGCGCATTTCCAAGGCGATGCAGCTGCTCGGCTCGACGGGCCAAACCGTTGCCGAGATCGGCGAGGCGGTAGGCTATGAATCACAGCATTATTTCAGCACCGCCTTCAAAAAAGTCGTAGGCGTCTCTCCCAACCGCTACCGGAGGTCTGAAGCGACTGAGGAATAA
- a CDS encoding substrate-binding domain-containing protein, with protein MHNDRQPLYIQIQRYFKELISSGKLSAEDKIPSEKELMEQFNVSRITVANALAQLAKEGWIYRIPGRGSFVNKDAQQLSKDLPRVEPRNDDRGAAVKSAPLPSRKMIGFLIPSIFDFFAIRLIKGLNQVLEDTEYYLVIQFTNNSKEREEQAILELIRNGAVGLIVFPSDAENYNEEILALKLRQFPFVLIDRYFPGVETNFVCSDGSLGAQLAVNHLWDLGHRKIAICSDSPLPTLSVEHRISGYMEALKQKGVLIDPSLILTEFHVDYNKINEEHALYRYIKNSMATAIITLNARLGLHIASIAKRLKIHVPEDLSIVTFDDPSPGLDESGSFTYISQAEEEMGRKAMQILLDLLSKPSDQSTGYNKIIMKPELVVRTSTSPVKTEAKTPI; from the coding sequence ATGCACAATGACAGGCAGCCGTTATACATTCAAATACAGCGTTATTTCAAAGAATTGATTTCCTCCGGAAAATTATCCGCTGAAGATAAAATCCCCTCCGAGAAAGAATTGATGGAGCAGTTCAACGTCAGTCGCATTACGGTAGCCAACGCGCTCGCCCAGCTTGCCAAAGAAGGCTGGATTTACCGTATACCCGGACGCGGCAGCTTCGTAAATAAAGACGCGCAGCAGCTGAGCAAAGATCTTCCGCGGGTGGAACCAAGAAACGACGACAGGGGCGCCGCAGTCAAATCAGCACCGTTGCCGAGTCGCAAGATGATCGGCTTTCTTATTCCAAGTATCTTCGATTTCTTTGCGATTCGCTTGATCAAAGGCCTCAATCAAGTGCTGGAAGATACGGAGTACTACCTTGTCATCCAGTTCACGAACAACTCCAAAGAACGCGAGGAACAAGCGATACTGGAGTTGATCCGGAATGGGGCCGTCGGCCTCATCGTGTTCCCCTCTGACGCCGAAAATTATAATGAAGAAATATTGGCGTTGAAGCTCAGACAGTTTCCGTTCGTGCTGATCGACCGGTATTTTCCCGGTGTTGAGACGAACTTCGTCTGTTCGGACGGTTCTCTCGGCGCACAGCTGGCCGTCAATCACTTGTGGGATCTCGGCCATCGCAAAATCGCCATCTGTTCCGATTCACCGCTCCCGACACTGTCGGTTGAACACCGGATCTCAGGTTATATGGAAGCGCTGAAACAGAAGGGCGTTCTCATCGATCCATCGCTCATCTTGACGGAATTCCATGTGGACTATAACAAAATCAATGAAGAACACGCGCTTTACCGCTATATCAAGAACAGCATGGCGACGGCGATTATTACACTTAACGCCCGCTTGGGACTTCATATCGCATCTATTGCAAAGCGGTTGAAAATTCACGTCCCGGAGGATCTGTCCATCGTCACCTTCGATGACCCGTCTCCCGGGCTTGACGAGTCAGGCTCTTTCACTTACATCTCGCAAGCGGAGGAGGAAATGGGCAGGAAAGCGATGCAAATATTGCTTGATCTGCTTAGTAAGCCCTCCGACCAAAGCACCGGGTATAACAAAATCATCATGAAGCCGGAGCTAGTAGTCCGAACCTCCACTTCCCCGGTTAAAACCGAAGCCAAAACTCCGATCTAA
- the chvE gene encoding multiple monosaccharide ABC transporter substrate-binding protein: protein MKKILMAALMIALVLTLAACGGAKNGGSTTTAGNSGGNTGGDKGTIGIAMPTKSSERWVNDGDNMVKQFEALGYKTDLQYGEDVIENQVSQIENMITKGVKLLVVASIDGESLTDVLQKAHDANIPVIAYDRLIKKTDNVSYYATFDNFKVGVLQASYIEDKLGLKDGKGPFNIELFAGSPDDNNATFFFNGAMSILQPYIDSGKLVVKSGQTKFDQVATLRWDGGVAQSRMDNLLSASYTSAKVDAVLSPYDGISIGILSSLKGVGYGSGDKPLPVITGQDAEVASVKSIIAGEQTQTVYKDTRELAKVTVAMTDNILNGKEVEVNDEKTYNNGVKIVPAYLLNPVSVDKSNYKEILVDGGYYTEDQLK, encoded by the coding sequence TTGAAAAAAATACTGATGGCAGCATTAATGATCGCACTCGTACTGACTCTGGCGGCTTGCGGAGGCGCCAAGAACGGCGGAAGCACCACTACTGCGGGTAATTCCGGCGGCAATACGGGAGGAGATAAAGGTACAATCGGAATTGCAATGCCGACAAAATCGTCGGAGCGCTGGGTCAATGACGGCGACAACATGGTAAAGCAGTTTGAAGCGTTAGGCTACAAAACAGATCTTCAGTACGGCGAAGACGTCATTGAGAATCAGGTATCGCAAATCGAGAACATGATCACCAAAGGCGTGAAGCTGCTCGTTGTTGCTTCAATCGACGGCGAATCCTTGACGGACGTGCTGCAGAAAGCACATGACGCCAATATCCCGGTTATCGCTTATGATCGTCTGATCAAGAAAACCGACAACGTCAGCTACTATGCAACTTTCGATAACTTCAAGGTCGGTGTGCTTCAAGCTTCTTATATCGAAGACAAATTAGGCCTCAAAGACGGCAAGGGTCCGTTCAACATCGAGTTGTTCGCTGGTTCCCCTGACGATAACAACGCTACTTTCTTCTTCAACGGCGCGATGAGCATCCTGCAGCCGTATATCGATTCCGGCAAGCTGGTCGTCAAGAGCGGTCAAACGAAGTTTGATCAGGTCGCAACGCTTCGTTGGGACGGCGGCGTAGCCCAATCCCGGATGGATAATCTTCTGAGCGCTAGCTATACTTCAGCGAAAGTGGACGCGGTTCTGTCCCCGTACGACGGCATCAGCATCGGCATCCTGTCCTCGCTGAAAGGCGTCGGCTACGGCTCCGGCGACAAGCCGCTGCCGGTAATCACCGGTCAAGATGCGGAAGTCGCATCCGTCAAATCGATTATCGCAGGCGAACAAACGCAAACCGTTTACAAGGACACCCGCGAGCTCGCGAAAGTAACGGTAGCGATGACCGACAACATTCTGAACGGCAAGGAAGTGGAAGTCAACGACGAGAAAACCTACAACAACGGTGTGAAGATCGTTCCTGCTTACCTGCTTAATCCGGTTTCCGTTGATAAATCCAACTACAAAGAGATTCTGGTAGACGGCGGTTATTACACTGAAGACCAATTGAAATAA
- the mmsA gene encoding multiple monosaccharide ABC transporter ATP-binding protein, translating into MADYILEMRDITKTFPGVKALANVNLKVKEGEVHALCGENGAGKSTLMKVLSGVYPHGSYEGDILFKGQVCEFKDIKQSETLGIVIIHQELALIPYLSIAENIFLGNEQAPKGIIDWNDTNVRAKELLETVGLNETPATLITNLGVGKQQLVEIAKALSKKVKLLILDEPTAALNEEDSENLLDLILAFKKQGISSIIISHKLNEIAKVADSITILRDGKTIETLDMRADEITEDRIIKGMVGRDLTNRYPERQPQIGGTIFEVKGWNVYHPQHLERKVIDNVDFHIRKGEIVGIAGLMGSGRTELAMSIFGRSYGRNISGQIIKDGKEVRFHDISDAIDHGVAYVTEDRKQYGLILIDDIKSNISLASLNKISRRSVVNQNEEVVVAETYRKKMNIKTPSVLQKAGNLSGGNQQKVVLSKWIFSGPDILILDEPTRGIDVGAKYEIYTIINQLASEGKGVLVISSELPEIIGMCDRVYIMNEGRITGEVNREDATQETLMKYMTQSRG; encoded by the coding sequence ATGGCGGACTATATACTGGAAATGCGCGATATCACCAAGACATTCCCCGGCGTCAAAGCGCTTGCGAATGTTAATCTCAAGGTCAAGGAAGGCGAAGTTCACGCTCTCTGCGGCGAGAACGGCGCAGGCAAATCGACGCTGATGAAAGTACTGAGCGGCGTTTACCCTCACGGCTCCTACGAAGGGGACATTTTGTTCAAGGGACAGGTGTGTGAATTCAAGGATATCAAGCAGAGCGAGACGCTGGGTATCGTTATTATTCACCAGGAGCTTGCCCTCATTCCATATTTATCGATAGCGGAAAATATTTTTCTCGGCAACGAGCAGGCCCCCAAGGGGATTATCGACTGGAACGACACGAACGTGCGGGCCAAGGAACTGCTGGAAACAGTCGGGTTAAATGAAACGCCGGCTACGCTGATCACTAACCTCGGAGTAGGTAAGCAGCAGCTTGTCGAAATTGCCAAAGCATTATCCAAGAAGGTCAAGCTGCTCATTCTCGACGAGCCGACGGCGGCGCTGAACGAAGAGGACAGCGAAAATTTACTGGACCTTATTCTGGCATTCAAGAAGCAGGGTATTTCCTCCATCATCATCTCGCACAAGCTGAACGAAATAGCCAAAGTAGCTGATTCCATCACGATACTGCGCGACGGCAAAACGATTGAAACGTTGGATATGCGAGCGGATGAGATCACCGAAGACCGGATTATAAAAGGGATGGTCGGCAGGGATCTGACGAATCGTTACCCCGAACGGCAGCCGCAAATCGGCGGTACGATCTTCGAGGTTAAAGGCTGGAACGTTTATCATCCTCAGCATCTGGAGCGCAAAGTGATCGACAACGTGGATTTCCATATCCGCAAGGGAGAAATCGTCGGTATCGCAGGACTTATGGGCTCAGGGCGCACGGAGCTGGCCATGAGTATCTTCGGCCGTTCCTACGGCCGCAATATCTCGGGACAAATCATCAAGGACGGCAAGGAAGTCCGTTTCCATGATATCAGCGATGCGATCGATCATGGCGTCGCTTATGTCACGGAAGACCGGAAACAGTACGGGCTAATTCTCATCGACGATATTAAATCCAATATATCATTAGCCAGCTTAAATAAAATATCCCGCCGTTCGGTGGTCAATCAGAACGAAGAAGTGGTTGTCGCCGAAACTTACCGGAAAAAAATGAACATCAAAACACCGTCCGTGCTGCAGAAAGCGGGAAATTTGAGCGGCGGCAACCAGCAGAAGGTCGTTCTCAGCAAGTGGATTTTCTCGGGGCCGGACATTCTCATTCTGGACGAACCTACCCGGGGGATCGATGTCGGAGCCAAATATGAGATTTATACAATCATTAACCAATTGGCGTCCGAAGGCAAAGGAGTGCTTGTGATCTCTTCGGAGCTCCCCGAGATCATCGGAATGTGCGACCGCGTTTACATCATGAACGAGGGCCGGATAACCGGCGAAGTTAACCGCGAAGACGCAACTCAAGAAACGCTAATGAAATATATGACACAAAGCAGGGGGTAA
- a CDS encoding substrate-binding domain-containing protein, translated as MKKLFLVYGLLAATFMVYIWYYGYRDDKLGGWEEGTAGLVGEIDENYVMVTFQSGLDYWRGSMKGFEDAAQALNVSVEFRGATQYDANEEITVLEQVIARKPAGIAISAINPEALNQTINKAVNAGIPVVLFDSGAPESKAYAFLGTDNYEAGAQAAREMGRRLGGSGKVAVVTQPNQLNHQERTHGFRDTLYKEFPGMAIVDVVDGKGDTLVSEKAAMSVLDKHPEVAGFFATQANGGVGIGQALQMRGLAGKRVVIGFDTDKGTLDMVKDGVINATLAQGTWNMGYWSLLSLFHLHHQTTQPRTNGETIGVHPVPPYSDTGITVVTRSNVEDYYAK; from the coding sequence ATGAAAAAGCTGTTTCTGGTGTACGGTCTTCTTGCCGCGACATTTATGGTCTATATTTGGTATTACGGCTATCGGGACGACAAGCTTGGCGGCTGGGAGGAAGGCACTGCCGGCCTTGTCGGGGAAATCGATGAGAATTATGTTATGGTAACGTTCCAATCCGGGCTCGATTACTGGCGGGGAAGCATGAAGGGCTTCGAGGACGCTGCGCAGGCGCTGAACGTTTCCGTCGAATTCCGGGGAGCCACCCAGTATGACGCGAATGAAGAAATCACCGTGCTGGAGCAGGTGATAGCCAGAAAACCGGCGGGTATCGCGATCAGTGCCATCAATCCGGAAGCGCTTAATCAGACGATTAATAAAGCTGTCAATGCCGGCATACCCGTCGTTCTGTTCGATTCCGGCGCGCCGGAAAGTAAAGCCTACGCTTTTCTCGGGACGGACAATTACGAAGCCGGGGCGCAGGCTGCACGCGAGATGGGGCGGCGTCTGGGCGGAAGCGGCAAAGTGGCGGTGGTAACCCAGCCGAATCAGCTGAATCATCAGGAGCGGACACACGGATTCCGCGATACGCTGTATAAAGAATTTCCCGGTATGGCCATTGTCGATGTCGTCGATGGCAAAGGGGATACTCTTGTTTCAGAGAAGGCGGCCATGAGCGTCTTGGACAAGCATCCGGAGGTGGCGGGTTTTTTCGCAACGCAAGCGAACGGCGGCGTCGGGATCGGGCAGGCGCTGCAGATGCGGGGACTCGCCGGGAAGCGGGTCGTCATCGGCTTCGACACGGATAAAGGAACCCTTGATATGGTGAAAGACGGCGTCATCAATGCGACACTCGCACAGGGGACGTGGAACATGGGGTACTGGTCCCTGCTGTCTTTGTTTCACCTGCATCACCAAACCACTCAGCCGCGCACGAACGGGGAGACAATAGGGGTCCACCCTGTACCGCCTTATTCCGACACTGGAATTACCGTCGTTACCCGCAGCAATGTAGAGGACTATTACGCCAAGTAA